The genome window TTCCACCAATTTGCTGTTAAACAAATCGATCACCTTGTCGCCCTGAAAAATGGCCAGATTGGGCCGGTTACCGAAAAATTTAAACAGAATAGAAAACCCGTCTTCCAGTTCAATGGCCAGACAGCGCTCATTTAAAAAGGATCGCACTCCCGTTACAACCTTCCCATCAACTTCTTCGCCCCGTTCCGCCATGCCGGTTAGCTCATCGAATAAATCGACACTGTTGGTACGCGCTCGCTGAACCTGCTCCGGAAAAAATAGCCCCGAAAAATCAGGCCGTAAGGTTGCTTTGAGGTAGAAAGGTCGGTAATAATTCAGTTTTCCTCTCGCCTGAGCAAATACCATCACCAGTTCGTCGCGATCCTGGCTGAAACATTCCATCAATTTTAAACCAACCAGTTGCGTTTGCAGCGCTGGAGCCAACTGACGAAGAAAATAATAATTGGTGTGCACAGAGGTAAGCGTTTTACTGGCAGCAAAGGTACACTATCCCGAACAATTCAGTCCGCTAACCGTTTATTTCCCATAACCATTTTCGCACAACGTTATGGCAAACAACAAAACCACGAACCAACCTGGTTCGGACAACAAGCAACCAAATTCGGACCGCAATCGCAACGTTGACGCACGAGATACATCCGGCCAAAAGCCGAACATGGAGCAAGAGCGTTCCAACCGAGATAAAACCGTGCAGGGTGATAATGAGCCAGATAGTGCAGAGGGCAAAACGAAGACTGAGCTAGAACACGAACGTGGCGGGCATGGCCGAAGCGGACACAGCAGCTCACGCAGTGGCAGTGATAGCGGTGGCGGTAAGTAATCAATTCCAGCGTCAGGGTTTAACGTTTGAACCAGGCAATTCATACATTTGCTTTCAAACGCTAAACCTTAATCCTTCATGCTTCCCGATTTACGCCTTATCCGCCAGGAGCTCAACCAGGAGCTAAAGGATATTCTGGCTTACTGGCAGACCTACGGCCCTGACCCAAATGGTGGTTACTACGGCCAGGTCGATTATCAGAATGCCCCCAAAATTGACGCGCCCAAAGGCATAGTTTTGAATAGCCGAATCGTCTGGACGTTTGCGGCTGCCGCCCGGCATACGCAGCACCACGATCAATACCTCCCCCACGCCGAACGCGCTTTCAAATACTTGACAACGTATTTTAGAGATCCGCAATTTGGCGGCGTCTACTGGCTGGTTGATGCCAAAGGCAGCCCTTTCGTACCTGTAAAACAGCTTTATGGTCAGGCATTTGCGGTTTATGGACTGAGCGAATATTACCGCGTTGCCAAGCACCAGCCAGCGCTTGATTTTGCCAAAGAAATTTACGGACTCATGGTAAAACACGGGTTTGACGCCAAAAAAGGCGGCTTTCACGAGGCTTTTGCCCGCGACTGGTCGGAAGCAGACGACTATATTTTAAGTAATAAGGCCGAGCGGGAGACGAAAACCATGAACACGCACCTGCACATTCTGGAAGCGTTTACAAACTTGTACCGCGTTTGGCCTGACGAGGGGCTGCGAAAACAGGTGCGTGGCCTGATCGATTCGTTTTTGACGCATATCATCGATCCAAAAACCTACCGCATGAATTTATTTATGGACGATGACTGGCGCGTGCGCCGCACGGCGGTTTCCTACGGGCATGACATTGAGGCCTCCTGGCTCCTGCTTGAGTCGGCGGAGGTTTTACACGATGAAAAGCTCATCAAGCAAATAAAAGACCTTTCGATCAAGATGGCACGGGCGGCAGCAACTGGCCTCGAAGCCGACGGTGGTTTAAATTATGAATACGATCCGAAAACGGGTCATGTCAACCGGGAACGGTCGTGGTGGGTGATGGCCGAAGCGATGGTCGGGTTTTACAACGCGTACCAATTAACCAACGAAAAGCAATTTCTTGATAAGGCGCTGCAAAGCTGGGAGTTCACCAAGAAATATTTACTGGACACAAAAAAAGGCGAATGGTTCAGCGGAGTGGATGCCAATCACGCCGTGCTGGGTGATGCGAAAATCAGCATGTGGAAGTGTCCGTACCATAACTCAAGAGCCTGCATGGAGTTGCTCGACCGGATGAGTTAGAGTTTGATTCTCAGCCCATCGAAGCCCAAACGAATGTAAGGTGGTAGTTCCTGTTCTACTTCGCGGTGCAACCCTAGTTTATGGCTAATGTGCGTGAAATAAGTCATTTCTGGCCGAATCCGTTCTACGAGGGCAACCGCCTGGTCCAGCGTAAAATGGGATAAATGCGGCTGACGTTGCAGCGCATCCAGCACCAGAACCCGCGTTCCATACACTTTTTCTAACTCTTGATCAGAAATATAATTGAGGTCGGTCAGGTACGTAAAATCATGGATGCGAAAGCCCAGTACGGGCAACCGATGATGCAGCACATCGATAGGCGTAAAACGGACACCCGCCACCTCAAAAGGCTCGGTATCAATCTCGTTCAGCCGAACACTGGGAATGCCGGGGTATCTTTTTTCGGCGAATACATAGGCAAACTCGGTTTGAATTTGATCAAGCACCCGCTTACGCGCGTAGATCGGAATGTCGTATCCCTGCCGAAAATTATAAGCCCGTATATCATCCAGGCCAGCGGTGTGGTCTTTATGCTCGTGCGTAAAAATCACCGCGTCCAAGTGCCGAATGCCTTCGCGCAGGACTTGCTGACGAAAGTCGGGACCCGTATCAATGATAAAACTTTTGCCATCCACCGAAACATGGATAGATGTCCGCAGGCGTTTATCCCGAAAATCAACGGACCGGCAAACGACGCAGTCGCAGCCAATCTGTGGCACCCCGGATGAAGTACCGGTTCCAAGCAGCGTGACGAGCATAATGAGTGGCAAAAGGATAAAGTAGCAACCTGACTCACCGGAGCAACGGACAACGACCTGTTCGTGTACCCTTACTCCGGTGTTTCAGTTCTTTTCTTTAGCTACTTATCTGTCAACTGATTGACTACTTCAACCAAACGATCGAAGTTTAATGGTTTTACCAGCACATCGTTGAAGCCAGCAGATTTAAATTCTTCTTCTGTGTAATTCTTAGCATTGCCCGTGATGGCCACGATGGGCACATTGGCTTTTTTGCTATCTGGTAAGGCCCGTACACGACGAACGCACTCCATACCGTCCATAATGGGCATGTTAATGTCCAGAAGCAAAATGCTGAAATCTTCTTTGTCCAGAATCTGCAAAACCTGCTCACCGTTCTTTACAGAGGTGATGTCGTAGTTTTGGAATTCCAGAATTTTGCGGGCTAGGTTCTGAATAACAGAGCTATCTTCGGCAATTAGTACGCGTTTGGCTGACATGTCGGCTATCAGTAATGTTATGTAGGTCCGTCCCCATTTCCTTGGCTCGCTGGGAGCAACTCAATGGGTTTAGATTGTTTGAGCAGGTGAAATTAGTCACTATTCCAGAAAGACAAAAAAAACTTTGCTACTTACGCAGGAAGCTATTTAAAGGTACTCCTTATCAAAAAGACAATATCACAATTTATTCTTAAAAATTTAATATTAAATATTAACAATTTAGGGAAAGGATGTGTATATTTATTTTTTGGCACTGAATCGCAGGAAGTAATTCGCCCCTAGAAACCCAAGCCTCGTAACAACGACTCCGCCCGGTTTTCAGAAGAGAGAATTCATCAGCGCGAAGTCTAAAAAATCCTCTTGAACCTTCTTCTACGCGTTATGAAACTAACTGGACCAAACACTTACTTTGAGCTGGATATACTGGATTACGAGTATAACGACGCCAAGCATTTTCTGGATCGTAACTGGCTACACGTCAGCCTGAAAACCCGCTTCCAAAACCAGGAAAGCACAACAACGGCACCCCTCCTATCCACCTGGGAAGTTGAGATGCTCATCAAGTGGATGCGCTCCATTGCGAACCAGTGCAAATCCCTGACTAAATTGACCTTTACCGAACCTTGTCTGGGTTTTAGCGCCGTCACCACTGAACAGCCAACCCGTATTCTAAACATCAAACTGGACTGTGAAGCGACGCCGGACTGGTCAGACGGAGGCCCTTTTGTCCTTCCCGTCTCCCCTTGTCCCGAAGAATTAGAAATGGCCATTCACGATCTGGAAAATCAGCTCCAGCAATTTCCGGTTCGGGAGTAATTTTTTAAACGGACCCACCGGCACCGGTTGGCCGATGAGCCCGTTTCTTTCCGGCTACGACTTTTCGGTGGCCAGTAATTCGTTCAGGACGGGGCTATAATCCCTTAAAAACTCTTTGTACGTTTTTTCCAACTGGATCAGGTCTTCGGCCAGTGTATTCGTATCGTTGGTTTTCAGTTTTGCTTCCGCAATCCGCGCTACATCGGCAACACGGGTGACGCCAATCGTTCCTGCGCTTCCTTTGAGCGTATGTAGGTTACTTTTAACCGTTGCGATATCACCAATGGCAAAGGCATCCAGCGAACCTTGCACCAGCATCGTTGCTTCTTCCTGAAAATCTTCGTAAATCGACAGGACCAGGTCTGGGCCGCCCAACTGAGCTAACTGAGCAATTGTGTCCGCATCAATCATAGGAACCACCAGTTCCTGCACAAATTGCTGCTGGGCGGATCGAAGCTCGGCCGCTTCCCGGAATGTTTTTCCTGCCTCCGCAATTTCTTTGACTTTGGCAATCAGGCTTTGGGCCCGAATTGGCTTGGCAATGTAATCATCCAGCCCCTGGCTTAAAAAGCGGTCGCGGTCTTCGCGCATGGAGTAGGCCGTCATGGCTACAATGGGCGGCAATTCCTTCCCAAACTGCTCGCGCAATCGCTTCGTGGTTTCAACGCCATCCATATCCGGCATCTGAATATCCATAAAGACGACATCGTAGGCCATTCCCTGGACCGCCAGCGAAGCCGCCACCCGCTCGATGGCTTCCATACCACTGGAGGCGGTATCGACGCGACAGCCCGATTTTTTGAGAATTTCGCTGGCTACCTTCCGGTTCACGGCATTATCATCAACAAGCAGAATAGCTGGCTTATACGTCGAGAAAACGTTTTGCAGGGGCACATCCACTTCGTTCGCCATGTTGGCCGACGGGCTGATAGCCGTTTCTTTCACCTCAATGGTAAACCAGAACACACTGCCCTGGCCCGCCGCCGAGTCCACCCCAATGGAGCCTTTCATGAGCGCCGCCAGTTCTTTCGAAATGGCCAGGCCAAGCCCCGTTCCACCAAAAGATTTCCGCGAAGACGTATCTACCTGACTAAAAGAATTAAAGAGCAACCCTAAGTCTTCTTTCGCAATTCCAATCCCCGTATCCTGCACACTAAACTTGATGCGGTTGAACTTGCCCCGTTTTTCCTGCAACGATACATGGATGGTAACAGCACCGTTTTCGGTAAACTTGATCGCGTTTGAAGTTAAATTTGAGAGAATTTGCAAAAGCCGCGTCTGGTCGGCAATGACATACTGGGGCAGGTCAGGTCCGAGCTTGTAGATCAGTTTATTGCCTTTGGCATTTGCCTGCTGCCCAAATAAAGCGACCAGCTTATCCAGAATTTCCTGCAAAGGCAACGGTGCTTCGTGCAACTGCATTTTTCCGGCTTCGATTTTCGATAAGTCCAGAATATCGTTCAGAATATTAAGCAGTGTTTCCGACGAGCGTTTGATGGTCTGGACGTAATCTTTCTGCTCTTGATCCAGAGGTGTGTCATTTAGCAAATCAATCATACCGATAACGCCGTTCATGGGCGTGCGGATTTCGTGGCTCATGTTGGCCAGGAACCGCTCTTTTACCTTCAATGAACGCTCGGCATCTTCTT of Tellurirhabdus bombi contains these proteins:
- a CDS encoding AGE family epimerase/isomerase, giving the protein MLPDLRLIRQELNQELKDILAYWQTYGPDPNGGYYGQVDYQNAPKIDAPKGIVLNSRIVWTFAAAARHTQHHDQYLPHAERAFKYLTTYFRDPQFGGVYWLVDAKGSPFVPVKQLYGQAFAVYGLSEYYRVAKHQPALDFAKEIYGLMVKHGFDAKKGGFHEAFARDWSEADDYILSNKAERETKTMNTHLHILEAFTNLYRVWPDEGLRKQVRGLIDSFLTHIIDPKTYRMNLFMDDDWRVRRTAVSYGHDIEASWLLLESAEVLHDEKLIKQIKDLSIKMARAAATGLEADGGLNYEYDPKTGHVNRERSWWVMAEAMVGFYNAYQLTNEKQFLDKALQSWEFTKKYLLDTKKGEWFSGVDANHAVLGDAKISMWKCPYHNSRACMELLDRMS
- a CDS encoding WapI family immunity protein, which gives rise to MKLTGPNTYFELDILDYEYNDAKHFLDRNWLHVSLKTRFQNQESTTTAPLLSTWEVEMLIKWMRSIANQCKSLTKLTFTEPCLGFSAVTTEQPTRILNIKLDCEATPDWSDGGPFVLPVSPCPEELEMAIHDLENQLQQFPVRE
- a CDS encoding MBL fold metallo-hydrolase; the protein is MLVTLLGTGTSSGVPQIGCDCVVCRSVDFRDKRLRTSIHVSVDGKSFIIDTGPDFRQQVLREGIRHLDAVIFTHEHKDHTAGLDDIRAYNFRQGYDIPIYARKRVLDQIQTEFAYVFAEKRYPGIPSVRLNEIDTEPFEVAGVRFTPIDVLHHRLPVLGFRIHDFTYLTDLNYISDQELEKVYGTRVLVLDALQRQPHLSHFTLDQAVALVERIRPEMTYFTHISHKLGLHREVEQELPPYIRLGFDGLRIKL
- a CDS encoding response regulator translates to MSAKRVLIAEDSSVIQNLARKILEFQNYDITSVKNGEQVLQILDKEDFSILLLDINMPIMDGMECVRRVRALPDSKKANVPIVAITGNAKNYTEEEFKSAGFNDVLVKPLNFDRLVEVVNQLTDK